A single region of the Gephyromycinifex aptenodytis genome encodes:
- a CDS encoding NADP-dependent oxidoreductase: MRAAQIDRFGGPEELHVVTDAPTPTPGQGEVLVRVLAAGVNPLDYKIRDGSSGLAAKLTADGFPLILGRECCGVIEQVGPGVSDFAVGTRVFGMAPLSHRGECYAEFVALPASALAPAPASVDPQVLAGTALVGLTAWVAVHDLARVTADDTVLVHGGAGGVGQVVVQLCVAAGARVYATASTAKRSRIEEMGAIHVDYTQADFTQVTPRPDVIIDGVYFSTYEPSMDHLAEGGRLVILPSLADLEPARARGINVAVPTISPDRERLAALATELEQGRLTIALDRVFPLTEAAAAHRLVEEGHTQGKVVLEVAND, translated from the coding sequence ATGCGCGCTGCTCAGATCGACCGCTTTGGCGGGCCAGAAGAACTTCATGTCGTCACCGACGCCCCCACCCCCACGCCCGGTCAGGGTGAGGTGCTCGTGCGGGTGCTCGCAGCCGGGGTGAACCCCCTGGATTACAAGATCCGGGACGGTTCCTCCGGCCTTGCCGCCAAGCTGACCGCAGACGGCTTCCCGCTCATCCTCGGCCGTGAATGCTGCGGGGTGATCGAGCAGGTCGGACCCGGAGTCAGCGACTTCGCGGTCGGCACGCGGGTGTTCGGGATGGCGCCGTTGAGCCACCGCGGTGAGTGCTACGCAGAGTTCGTAGCCTTGCCCGCTTCCGCGCTGGCACCGGCCCCAGCCAGTGTCGATCCGCAGGTCCTAGCTGGCACCGCGCTCGTCGGGCTGACCGCGTGGGTGGCGGTGCATGACCTGGCGCGGGTGACCGCCGACGACACGGTGCTGGTTCACGGTGGCGCCGGTGGCGTCGGGCAGGTCGTCGTGCAGTTGTGTGTCGCGGCCGGGGCCCGCGTGTACGCCACCGCCTCGACAGCTAAGCGCTCCCGCATCGAAGAGATGGGGGCGATCCATGTGGACTACACCCAGGCGGACTTCACGCAGGTGACGCCGCGTCCCGACGTCATCATCGACGGCGTCTACTTCTCCACTTACGAGCCGTCGATGGATCATCTGGCAGAAGGCGGCCGGCTCGTGATCCTGCCGTCGCTGGCGGATCTGGAACCGGCCCGGGCACGCGGCATCAACGTCGCGGTCCCCACGATCAGCCCCGACCGGGAGCGGCTGGCCGCGTTGGCCACCGAGCTCGAGCAGGGCCGGTTGACCATCGCGCTGGACCGCGTGTTCCCCCTTACCGAAGCTGCGGCGGCGCACCGCCTCGTCGAAGAGGGTCACACCCAGGGCAAGGTCGTGCTGGAGGTCGCGAACGACTGA
- a CDS encoding nucleoside deaminase, whose protein sequence is MSDHDHDPNPQLTETDRGYLRRCVELAQEALAAGDEPFGSVLVLDDAIVAQDRNRVAGGDRTRHPELSLARWAIENLQEQQRAVAQVYTSGEHCPMCAAAHGWAGLGRIVYATSSAQLGQWLREWGVPAAPVALLPIQQVVPGVPVAGPEESLTEQIRELHHRCHVG, encoded by the coding sequence ATGAGCGACCACGACCACGACCCGAACCCGCAGCTGACCGAGACCGATCGCGGCTACCTGCGCCGTTGCGTCGAGCTCGCCCAGGAGGCCCTCGCCGCCGGTGATGAACCGTTCGGTTCGGTGCTCGTACTCGACGACGCGATCGTGGCGCAAGACCGCAACCGCGTCGCGGGCGGTGACCGTACCCGCCATCCCGAGCTCAGCCTGGCGCGGTGGGCCATCGAGAACCTTCAGGAGCAGCAGCGCGCAGTCGCGCAGGTCTACACCTCAGGAGAGCACTGCCCGATGTGCGCTGCGGCCCACGGGTGGGCAGGCCTGGGCCGCATCGTGTACGCCACGTCCTCCGCCCAGCTTGGGCAGTGGCTGCGCGAATGGGGTGTCCCTGCAGCGCCGGTCGCGTTGCTGCCCATCCAGCAGGTGGTCCCGGGCGTGCCCGTCGCGGGCCCGGAGGAGTCCCTGACCGAGCAGATCCGCGAGCTGCACCACCGCTGCCACGTCGGCTGA
- a CDS encoding DUF4112 domain-containing protein: MNRLRATPASKRTVAGASRAAGAGSSTYSSRVLARVLDDLVRIPGTQQGIGLDALIGLVPGFGDAAGTAISSVILIDAVRHRVPLSILLLMGWNLLVDSLLGLVPFVGDIADAAHRANVKNLRLLEGTIAQGRAVDLSVKSYALQAFTLVALILIVLVALAVLAIWALLRVLHIL, from the coding sequence GTGAACCGTCTCCGGGCAACGCCCGCGTCCAAGCGCACCGTCGCCGGAGCCAGCCGCGCCGCCGGGGCGGGCAGCTCCACCTACTCCAGTCGGGTCCTGGCGCGTGTCCTGGATGATCTCGTGCGGATTCCCGGCACCCAGCAAGGCATCGGCCTCGACGCCCTGATCGGGCTCGTGCCGGGTTTCGGTGACGCGGCCGGGACGGCCATCTCCAGCGTCATCCTCATCGACGCGGTGCGTCACCGGGTGCCGTTGTCGATCCTGTTGCTCATGGGCTGGAACCTGCTGGTCGACTCTCTGCTCGGCCTGGTGCCCTTCGTCGGCGACATCGCCGACGCCGCCCACCGCGCCAACGTGAAGAACCTGCGTCTGCTGGAGGGCACCATCGCGCAGGGCCGCGCAGTGGACCTGAGCGTGAAGAGTTATGCCCTGCAAGCGTTCACCCTGGTTGCGCTCATCCTCATCGTTCTGGTCGCGTTGGCCGTGCTCGCGATCTGGGCGTTGCTGCGGGTGTTGCACATTCTCTGA
- a CDS encoding fructosamine kinase family protein, whose protein sequence is MSALPPELIDGLNVRSVRPVHGGDIAQAYRLDTADGPLFCKTHPSPSPDLFARESAGLAELRAHAPALLCVPQVLRESPNGLVLEWIDEGGSARSGSEEAFGAGLAQLHRVTRAQFGGLGGDTAGYLGSVAVDLRPHPDWPEFYLTRRLVPLVDQAVEAGRVDPRARGMLEAIAPRVAQLCGPSEPPALLHGDLWAGNRLVDRSGTNWLIDPACHYGHREYDLAMMALFGGFGPQCWRAYDEAFPLADGWEQRVAWYQLPPLLVHAILFGGSYGDAAIRALRTYR, encoded by the coding sequence ATGTCAGCGCTTCCCCCAGAACTCATCGACGGTTTGAATGTGCGGTCTGTGCGACCCGTGCACGGCGGCGACATCGCCCAGGCGTACCGGCTCGACACCGCTGACGGGCCGCTGTTCTGCAAGACACATCCGTCTCCCTCCCCCGATCTGTTCGCGCGGGAGTCCGCTGGGTTGGCGGAACTGCGCGCCCACGCCCCGGCGCTGCTGTGCGTGCCGCAGGTGCTGCGGGAATCACCGAACGGTTTGGTTCTGGAGTGGATCGATGAGGGTGGGTCTGCCCGTTCCGGCTCCGAGGAGGCCTTCGGGGCGGGCTTGGCGCAGCTGCATCGCGTGACGCGCGCGCAGTTCGGGGGCCTGGGTGGGGACACGGCCGGCTATCTGGGATCGGTGGCGGTCGATCTGCGTCCGCACCCGGACTGGCCGGAGTTCTATCTCACCCGGCGGCTGGTTCCGCTGGTCGACCAGGCTGTGGAGGCGGGCCGGGTGGATCCCCGGGCTCGGGGCATGCTGGAGGCGATTGCGCCGCGGGTGGCGCAGTTGTGTGGGCCGAGCGAGCCTCCCGCTCTGCTGCACGGGGATTTGTGGGCGGGGAACCGGCTCGTGGACCGCAGCGGCACCAACTGGCTCATCGACCCGGCCTGCCACTACGGGCACCGGGAATACGACCTGGCGATGATGGCCCTCTTCGGCGGATTCGGGCCGCAATGCTGGCGCGCCTACGACGAGGCGTTCCCACTCGCCGACGGTTGGGAGCAGCGGGTGGCGTGGTATCAACTGCCGCCGCTGCTCGTGCACGCCATCCTGTTCGGCGGCAGCTACGGCGACGCCGCAATCCGGGCGCTGCGCACCTACCGGTAG
- a CDS encoding DoxX family protein encodes MTTSEQTTARRTAYALTALLTGMGVLHFVKPEPFDALIPKALPGSPRSWTYGSGVAELGAAALLALPRTRRIGGRAASLLFLGVYPGNLQMAWDWRHEPWTKQLISLGRLPLQADLVRRAELVHRAG; translated from the coding sequence ATGACCACTTCTGAGCAGACCACGGCTCGCCGCACGGCTTACGCGCTCACCGCTCTGCTGACAGGCATGGGGGTGCTGCACTTCGTCAAGCCGGAGCCCTTCGATGCCCTCATCCCCAAGGCACTGCCAGGTTCGCCGCGTTCGTGGACGTACGGCTCCGGCGTCGCCGAGCTGGGAGCTGCGGCATTGCTGGCACTCCCGCGCACCCGCCGCATCGGTGGCCGGGCAGCGAGCCTGCTGTTCCTGGGCGTCTACCCCGGCAACCTGCAGATGGCGTGGGACTGGCGCCACGAGCCCTGGACCAAACAGCTGATCTCCCTGGGTCGGCTGCCGTTGCAGGCCGACCTCGTCCGCCGCGCCGAGCTCGTGCACCGCGCGGGCTGA
- a CDS encoding PfkB family carbohydrate kinase gives MSSRGPRGVFVGLATLDVISRVEQLPPANGKVSADWQQLAAGGPATGAAVVFAALGGQAHLVTRIGQGPVAQLVRADLAAVGVQVSDLAEPGYTPPVSSVSVHAPTGDRQVVGRDAPEVATPLTHLPASVVEALRSADVVLLDGHHPDLARSAAGVRAGARLVLDAGRYKPVFADVLPVCTDVIASSDFTPPGESDPLDALVAAGVSVAAVSAGGASLRWRIAGEAGELHPPKVQVLDTLGAGDTLHGAYAFEVASGRAPLEGLIEGMRIASTSCTQPGTRSWLTLLRAH, from the coding sequence ATGAGCAGTCGTGGGCCCCGGGGGGTGTTCGTCGGGCTGGCGACCCTCGACGTGATCTCGCGGGTGGAACAGCTCCCCCCGGCCAACGGCAAGGTCAGCGCCGACTGGCAGCAACTCGCGGCGGGCGGCCCGGCAACCGGTGCGGCTGTGGTGTTCGCGGCGTTGGGCGGGCAGGCGCACCTGGTCACCCGGATCGGGCAGGGCCCGGTCGCCCAGCTCGTGCGCGCCGACCTGGCGGCCGTAGGGGTGCAGGTCAGTGACCTGGCCGAACCGGGGTACACCCCGCCGGTCTCCAGTGTGAGCGTGCACGCCCCGACCGGGGATCGTCAGGTGGTGGGGCGCGACGCGCCTGAGGTCGCCACGCCGCTCACGCACCTACCGGCCTCGGTGGTCGAAGCGCTGCGCAGCGCTGACGTGGTGTTGCTCGATGGCCATCACCCTGACCTGGCCCGGTCCGCTGCCGGTGTGCGGGCGGGTGCGCGGCTGGTGCTCGACGCGGGCCGCTACAAGCCGGTGTTCGCCGACGTCCTCCCGGTGTGTACCGACGTCATCGCCTCCAGCGACTTCACCCCGCCGGGTGAAAGCGACCCGCTCGACGCGCTTGTCGCGGCGGGGGTCTCAGTGGCGGCGGTGAGCGCGGGAGGTGCCTCCCTGCGGTGGCGCATCGCTGGCGAGGCCGGTGAACTGCACCCGCCGAAGGTGCAGGTCCTCGACACACTCGGCGCCGGGGACACCCTGCACGGCGCCTACGCGTTCGAGGTAGCCAGCGGGCGCGCGCCGCTGGAGGGGTTGATCGAGGGGATGCGCATCGCCTCGACCTCATGCACGCAACCCGGCACCCGCTCCTGGCTAACCCTGCTGCGCGCCCACTAA
- a CDS encoding malate/lactate/ureidoglycolate dehydrogenase: MSQIHVPAPALNRYIEQVWAAIGADERECRLLAEHLVGANLAGHDSHGVGMLVEYVPAAKAGALRVGAKAELVKDAGAVVSLDGQRGLGQVMAYEAMELGIERAGAHGVAVVALRNTHHVGRIGHWAEQCAAAGFASVHFVSVPGDVLVAPLGCRDARFGTNPFCAAFPRPGQTPILLDFATSKIALGKARVAYNSGVPVPPGCVIDADGVPSTDPGVMWNEPMGSLLPFGDHKGYGLALMCELFAGALGGAPTTTQETLTQPPGIYNAMLSFVLDPSAFEAPDSQRSAQAFLDWVGASPAGDDPRSGILPGEPEQTRRQERLRDGIPIDATTWADVRSAALDAGLAASDVPDVQE, translated from the coding sequence ATGAGTCAGATTCACGTGCCAGCCCCGGCCCTTAACCGCTACATCGAGCAGGTGTGGGCGGCGATCGGCGCCGACGAGCGGGAATGCCGGTTGCTCGCCGAACACCTGGTGGGGGCCAACCTGGCCGGGCACGACTCGCACGGCGTCGGGATGCTCGTCGAATACGTTCCCGCTGCGAAGGCTGGCGCGTTACGCGTCGGCGCGAAGGCAGAACTCGTCAAGGACGCCGGCGCCGTCGTCAGTCTCGACGGCCAACGCGGCCTGGGTCAGGTGATGGCCTACGAGGCGATGGAACTGGGAATCGAACGGGCCGGCGCGCACGGCGTCGCGGTCGTGGCACTGCGCAACACCCACCACGTGGGGCGCATCGGGCATTGGGCTGAGCAGTGCGCCGCCGCCGGGTTCGCCTCGGTGCACTTCGTCAGCGTGCCCGGTGACGTACTCGTCGCGCCGCTAGGCTGCCGCGACGCCCGGTTCGGCACCAACCCGTTCTGTGCGGCGTTCCCTCGCCCCGGACAGACCCCGATTCTGCTCGACTTCGCCACCAGCAAGATCGCCTTGGGCAAGGCCCGCGTCGCCTACAACTCCGGTGTGCCGGTCCCGCCGGGCTGCGTCATTGACGCCGACGGTGTCCCCAGCACCGACCCGGGCGTCATGTGGAACGAACCGATGGGTTCGCTGCTGCCGTTCGGGGATCACAAGGGTTACGGGCTGGCGTTGATGTGCGAACTGTTCGCCGGGGCGCTGGGTGGCGCACCGACGACGACGCAGGAGACGTTGACGCAACCTCCCGGGATCTACAACGCGATGCTGTCCTTCGTGCTCGACCCGAGCGCTTTCGAAGCTCCTGACTCCCAGCGCAGCGCCCAAGCCTTCCTGGACTGGGTGGGGGCCTCACCTGCCGGAGACGATCCGCGCAGCGGGATCCTGCCCGGTGAGCCGGAACAGACCCGGCGTCAGGAGCGGCTGCGTGATGGCATCCCCATCGATGCGACCACGTGGGCGGACGTGCGCTCGGCGGCGCTGGACGCCGGGTTGGCTGCGTCAGACGTTCCTGACGTGCAGGAATGA
- the yczE gene encoding membrane protein YczE, with product MELARLTPMEQLRAGRLTRRILQLFVGLTAFGVAMALLIRSGLGMLPWDVFHYGVALHVPFSIGTVLIMVSLLVLLAWVPLRQMPGLGTIANAVWIGLTLDVVLPLVPEPSHLAWRITYLVLGILGNAHATALYIGAQLGPGPRDGLMTGLSQSTGASLRLVRTAIEGVVVLCGWLLGGVVGIGTILYAVGVGPLVQWMLPSCIVELPARPEAAPSGDKG from the coding sequence GTGGAACTGGCGCGACTTACCCCCATGGAGCAGCTGCGAGCTGGTCGACTGACACGGCGCATTCTTCAGCTGTTCGTCGGCTTAACGGCCTTCGGAGTCGCCATGGCGTTGCTGATCCGCAGCGGTCTGGGCATGCTCCCGTGGGACGTCTTCCACTACGGGGTGGCGCTGCACGTGCCGTTCTCCATCGGGACCGTCCTCATCATGGTCTCCCTGCTGGTGCTGCTGGCCTGGGTTCCGCTGCGCCAGATGCCAGGCCTGGGAACGATCGCCAACGCGGTCTGGATCGGCTTGACCCTGGATGTGGTTCTGCCACTGGTTCCTGAGCCCTCCCACCTCGCCTGGCGGATCACCTACCTGGTGCTCGGGATCCTCGGCAACGCCCACGCCACCGCCTTGTACATCGGCGCCCAACTCGGGCCCGGCCCGCGGGACGGTCTGATGACGGGGCTGTCCCAATCCACCGGCGCCAGCCTGCGCCTGGTGCGCACCGCCATCGAGGGAGTCGTGGTGCTGTGCGGGTGGCTGCTCGGTGGCGTCGTCGGTATCGGCACCATCCTGTACGCCGTCGGTGTCGGCCCGCTGGTGCAGTGGATGTTGCCGTCGTGCATCGTCGAGCTTCCGGCCCGCCCGGAGGCGGCGCCCTCCGGGGATAAGGGTTGA
- a CDS encoding alanine/glycine:cation symporter family protein: protein MGDFLEPILEINKQVNAFVWGPVMLFVLVGTGVYLTVRTKAFQIRKFGFAMSSTIGKVIGGRSRKADDSNISPFQAVSTALASTVGTGNVVGVATAITVGGPGAVFWMWISAFFGMMTKFAEIVLAMKYREINDEGRFVGGPMYYIKNGLNQPWLAYIFAIFATMATFGIGNMTQANSIATAFEQSFGISPHITGIVVVILTAVVILGGIKSIARVTEKLVPVMAVFFVLMSIVLLIRHASHIIPSLVLIVEAAFNPSSALGGAAGYTVATAIRMGIARGVFSNEAGLGSAPIAHAASNTKEPVEQGLWGIFEVFVDTIIICTMTALVIITTGVWEGAHEGAALTIAAFNHGLPGTVGGVSLTIGLAMFAYSTILGWSYYGEKSLEFIFRNIGGAKTAVLIYRIIFVAAVYLGAVGGLQAVWSIADTLNGLMAIPNLIGVIFLSGVVIQETKSYMARHKAGTLED from the coding sequence ATGGGCGATTTCCTCGAGCCGATCCTCGAGATCAATAAACAGGTCAACGCTTTCGTGTGGGGTCCGGTCATGCTGTTCGTGCTTGTCGGCACGGGCGTCTACCTGACGGTCCGAACGAAGGCCTTCCAGATCCGCAAGTTCGGCTTTGCGATGAGCAGCACAATCGGCAAGGTGATCGGTGGCCGGTCCCGCAAGGCAGACGACTCGAACATCAGCCCGTTCCAGGCGGTTTCCACCGCGCTGGCGAGCACCGTCGGCACCGGAAACGTCGTCGGTGTGGCTACCGCGATCACCGTCGGTGGTCCAGGCGCAGTGTTCTGGATGTGGATCAGCGCATTCTTCGGCATGATGACGAAATTCGCCGAGATCGTGCTGGCCATGAAGTACCGCGAGATCAACGACGAAGGCCGATTCGTCGGTGGTCCGATGTACTACATCAAGAACGGCCTGAATCAGCCGTGGCTGGCCTACATCTTCGCCATCTTCGCGACCATGGCGACCTTCGGTATCGGAAACATGACGCAGGCCAACTCGATTGCCACCGCATTCGAACAGAGCTTCGGCATCAGCCCGCACATCACTGGCATCGTCGTCGTGATCCTCACGGCGGTCGTCATTCTCGGCGGCATCAAGAGCATCGCCCGGGTCACCGAGAAACTCGTCCCGGTAATGGCGGTCTTCTTCGTCCTCATGTCGATCGTGCTGCTCATCCGGCACGCCAGCCACATCATTCCTTCGCTGGTGCTCATCGTCGAGGCTGCCTTCAACCCCAGCTCCGCGCTGGGTGGTGCCGCCGGGTACACCGTCGCCACGGCCATCCGCATGGGTATCGCCCGCGGTGTGTTCTCCAACGAGGCCGGTCTCGGTTCGGCTCCGATCGCGCACGCCGCCTCCAACACCAAGGAGCCGGTCGAGCAGGGCTTGTGGGGCATCTTCGAGGTGTTCGTCGACACGATCATCATCTGCACGATGACCGCGTTGGTCATCATCACCACCGGCGTCTGGGAAGGGGCTCACGAAGGCGCCGCGTTGACCATCGCTGCGTTCAACCACGGCCTCCCAGGCACCGTCGGCGGTGTGTCGTTGACGATCGGGTTGGCAATGTTCGCCTACTCCACGATCCTCGGTTGGTCGTACTACGGCGAGAAGAGCCTGGAGTTCATCTTCCGCAACATCGGCGGTGCCAAGACCGCGGTGCTCATCTACCGCATCATCTTCGTGGCCGCCGTCTACCTCGGCGCGGTGGGTGGCCTGCAGGCGGTCTGGAGTATCGCCGACACCCTCAACGGCCTCATGGCCATCCCGAACTTGATCGGCGTCATCTTCCTCTCCGGAGTCGTCATCCAGGAGACGAAGAGCTACATGGCGCGGCACAAGGCCGGAACGCTCGAGGACTGA
- a CDS encoding M20/M25/M40 family metallo-hydrolase: protein MPTHDDTHVLQQTVGRRGFLLGAAGAVGATTLTLGESALADGSRSIGKVVPRPSIPKKDLDSLNLLKRMLSFDTQNHGQGGTTKAHAEMLKAVWDSAGVATEIIPTPVADNVHLIARIRGTNPANKPILILGHSDVVPVEKENWSVDPFGGVVKNEQIYGRGALDMKGANAAFISALLRHLAKGHTFDRDIIVLTDADEEAGEYGSGWLAKNHWEKLDAGVVLTEGGWFLAQRDQRTPMLISVTRQDKVYFNIDLTATGTATHSSKPMPDSAIVTLSRAVAELGDYLAPVHLTPVTRRYFAALADATEDRHWARAINMMLKAKDQRTRERAARLVASRSSYPYLHSALLRTTAAYVIEEAGYKENVVPSQATCRVNCRAVPGGQKPRDFLATVRAILRDKGVEVSLAAPPGVSEAEQLAALDATWATPPADVETPLYEALHAAAHLTYPDAQFTPALFEAGTSLKPWRAKGIPGYGVYPYVISNDQLIGMHGNDERIWVDALATGTDFMYRTFDRFRSR from the coding sequence ATGCCTACACATGACGACACCCATGTTTTGCAGCAAACGGTTGGACGGCGGGGTTTCCTGCTTGGTGCAGCGGGCGCGGTAGGGGCCACCACCCTGACGTTGGGCGAATCCGCTCTCGCCGACGGCAGCCGCAGCATCGGGAAGGTAGTGCCCCGCCCATCCATCCCCAAAAAAGACCTGGATTCGCTGAACCTGCTCAAACGCATGCTGTCTTTCGACACCCAGAACCACGGTCAGGGTGGCACAACGAAGGCTCACGCCGAGATGCTCAAAGCCGTGTGGGACAGCGCGGGAGTAGCGACTGAGATCATCCCGACGCCGGTAGCAGACAATGTCCACCTGATCGCCCGGATCAGGGGCACAAACCCCGCAAACAAACCGATACTCATCCTCGGCCACAGCGATGTCGTGCCAGTAGAGAAGGAGAACTGGTCCGTTGATCCCTTCGGTGGCGTGGTAAAAAACGAGCAGATCTACGGTCGTGGCGCGCTCGACATGAAGGGCGCCAACGCCGCCTTCATCTCCGCACTGCTGCGCCACCTGGCAAAGGGCCACACCTTCGACCGGGACATCATCGTTCTGACCGACGCCGACGAAGAAGCGGGCGAGTACGGATCGGGGTGGCTCGCGAAGAACCACTGGGAGAAGCTCGACGCTGGGGTTGTCCTCACTGAGGGTGGCTGGTTCCTCGCACAGCGCGATCAGCGCACCCCTATGCTCATCTCGGTGACCAGGCAGGACAAGGTCTACTTCAATATCGATTTGACCGCGACAGGCACGGCCACCCACTCGTCGAAACCGATGCCAGACTCAGCGATCGTCACGCTCTCACGTGCTGTTGCAGAACTGGGTGACTATCTAGCTCCGGTGCACCTCACGCCAGTGACTCGTCGCTACTTCGCTGCATTGGCGGACGCGACCGAAGATCGGCACTGGGCCCGCGCGATCAACATGATGCTCAAGGCCAAGGATCAGCGCACCCGCGAGCGCGCCGCTCGGCTCGTCGCCTCACGTTCGAGCTACCCCTACCTGCACTCGGCGTTACTGCGAACCACGGCCGCCTACGTCATCGAAGAGGCGGGATATAAGGAGAACGTCGTACCCTCCCAAGCCACCTGTCGGGTCAACTGTCGCGCAGTGCCAGGCGGACAGAAACCCCGCGACTTCCTTGCAACCGTCCGCGCGATCTTGCGGGACAAGGGGGTCGAGGTCAGCCTCGCCGCTCCTCCTGGCGTGAGCGAGGCGGAGCAGTTGGCTGCGCTTGACGCCACCTGGGCGACGCCGCCCGCCGACGTGGAGACCCCCCTCTACGAAGCGCTGCACGCTGCGGCGCACCTCACGTATCCCGACGCACAATTCACCCCGGCACTGTTCGAAGCCGGCACCTCCCTTAAGCCCTGGCGGGCTAAGGGGATACCCGGGTACGGCGTGTACCCCTATGTCATCAGCAATGACCAGCTCATTGGCATGCACGGCAACGACGAGCGGATCTGGGTGGATGCTCTGGCCACCGGAACCGACTTCATGTACCGCACGTTTGACCGGTTCCGGTCCCGCTGA
- a CDS encoding glucose-6-phosphate dehydrogenase yields the protein MTTSAVTLAILGASGDLTSRLLLPGMATLLVHRPDLDVALVGAAAEDLSKDEWQSRVKAALSAGGCQDETSRRVLNSSRYTTLDVTDQGAMRDFIASLPTDRPIVLYFALPPSISEKACQVLSGIPLPEDIRLAIEKPFGVNRESAHRFNHLLTSFVREEQIFRVDHFLGRDTVLNLLGLRFGNRVLSRVWTAVDIESIEIVYDEELALEGRAGYYDKAGALKDMLQSHLLLVMAMLMMEEPARVDALELRDLMTHTLRATHLLNDDPVAASRRARYTAGKIRDREIPSYVDEPGVDAARNTETLSEITVEVRNARWTGVPITLRSGKALCGGQREMVLTFRPVAHVPEGFADTPTQDVLRLGMHPETLSLTMTTSGAEGALDFSSVDLKADLGDSPVRPYGEILSHIIDGDPLLSVRGDMAEECWRIVDPVLAAWADGSVPLDEYPAGSTGPANWS from the coding sequence ATGACGACCTCAGCCGTGACCCTGGCAATCCTTGGCGCCTCTGGCGACCTCACCAGTCGCCTGCTGTTGCCTGGGATGGCAACGCTTCTCGTGCACCGACCCGATCTCGACGTGGCGCTCGTCGGTGCCGCCGCCGAAGACCTGAGCAAGGACGAATGGCAATCCCGCGTCAAAGCAGCCCTCTCTGCCGGTGGCTGCCAGGATGAGACGTCTCGCCGCGTCCTGAACTCCAGCCGGTACACCACCCTGGACGTGACAGACCAGGGCGCGATGCGCGACTTCATCGCCTCCCTGCCAACGGATCGGCCTATCGTTCTCTACTTTGCGTTGCCGCCCTCGATTTCGGAGAAGGCCTGCCAGGTCCTGTCCGGGATCCCGCTGCCCGAGGACATCCGGTTGGCGATCGAGAAACCCTTCGGCGTGAATCGCGAGTCCGCGCACCGGTTCAACCACCTGCTCACCTCGTTCGTGCGAGAAGAGCAGATCTTCCGAGTCGACCATTTCCTCGGCCGCGACACCGTGCTCAACCTGCTCGGGCTGCGCTTCGGCAACCGGGTGCTTTCGCGGGTGTGGACTGCGGTGGACATCGAAAGCATCGAGATCGTCTACGACGAAGAGCTCGCCTTGGAGGGCCGCGCCGGCTACTACGACAAGGCCGGGGCGTTGAAGGACATGCTGCAGAGCCACCTGCTGCTGGTCATGGCGATGCTCATGATGGAGGAACCTGCCCGGGTCGACGCCCTGGAGCTACGGGATCTGATGACTCACACCCTGCGGGCTACTCACCTGCTCAACGACGACCCGGTGGCCGCTTCGCGGCGGGCGCGGTACACGGCCGGGAAGATAAGAGACCGCGAGATTCCCTCGTATGTGGATGAACCCGGGGTCGACGCCGCCCGTAACACCGAGACCCTCAGCGAGATCACGGTCGAGGTGCGCAACGCGCGTTGGACTGGCGTGCCCATCACCCTGCGCAGCGGCAAGGCCCTCTGCGGGGGGCAGCGCGAAATGGTGCTGACCTTCCGCCCGGTGGCCCACGTGCCCGAAGGTTTCGCCGACACCCCCACCCAAGACGTGCTGCGGTTGGGGATGCACCCCGAGACGTTGTCGCTGACGATGACGACCAGCGGCGCCGAGGGCGCCTTGGACTTCTCCAGTGTCGACCTGAAGGCCGACCTCGGTGACAGCCCGGTCCGGCCCTATGGCGAAATCCTGTCCCACATCATCGACGGCGACCCGTTGCTGTCGGTGCGCGGCGACATGGCAGAAGAGTGCTGGCGCATCGTTGACCCGGTGTTGGCCGCCTGGGCCGATGGGTCGGTTCCGCTGGATGAATACCCAGCGGGAAGCACCGGCCCGGCCAACTGGAGCTGA